From the genome of Metarhizium brunneum chromosome 4, complete sequence, one region includes:
- the RPL19 gene encoding 60S ribosomal protein L19-B, protein MVDECRKFVTVCNRTTVNLRTQKRLAASVIGCGKRKIWLDPNEAGEISNANSRQTIRKLVTDGLIIRKPVTMHSRSRARELNLARREGRHRGYGKRKGTADARMPSQVLWMRRMRVLRRLLVKYRASGKIDKHLYHELYHLSKGNTFKHKRALVEHIHRAKAEKAREQAIKDEMDAKRAKTKAARERKLERVAAKRNALMAEE, encoded by the exons ATGGTTGATGAATGCAGAAAGTTTGTCACCGTGTGCAATCGCACAAC GGTCAACCTGCGAACTCAGAAGCGCCTCGCCGCGTCGGTCATCGGCTGCGGCAAGCGCAAGATTTGGCTGGATCCTAATGAGGCAGGCGAGATCTCCAATGCCAACTCTCGCCAGACGATTCGAAAGCTCGTCACCGATGGCCTCATCATCCGAAAGCCCGTCACCATGCACTCGCGAAGCCGTGCCCGCGAGCTGAACCTGGCCCGAAGAGAGGGCCGACACCGTGGCTACGGTAAGAGAAAGGGTACTGCCGACGCCCGTATGCCCAGCCAGGTCCTTTGGATGCGCCGCATGCGTGTCCTccgccgtctcctcgtcaAGTACCGCGCTTCTGGAAAGATCGACAAGCACCTCTACCACGAACTGTACCACCTGAGCAAGGGTAACACTTTCAAGCACAAGCGTGCTCTAGTTGAACAC ATTCACCGTGCCAAGGCTGAGAAGGCCCGTGAGCAGGCTATCAAGGACGAGATGGATGCTAAGCGTGCGAAGACCAAGGCTGCCCGTGAGCGCAAGTTGGAGAGAGTGGCTGCTAAGCGAAATGCTCTGATGGCTGAGGAGTAA
- the GCN1 gene encoding eIF-2-alpha kinase activator GCN1: MSESLVNDKGSSAAAAGLDLVVIDQALMSASTSIRIAKLHQVDETIRHKTSDASAIPGLLSLLFATHPFYRDRESRLAVQKCLTTIIAAEASPTALSSLVKTMRQEIQKPGIAISNAFVIVEWCSLFMQHVSADTWVHLGDEILLTCADAVEKCLQSGCKSGMTRSATVVTRRGFRRLFSSADTREKFVTTAVTTLTTKAAQPMAKNAVILGIIAGVSALQAPLKPILERLKPNYYEFYSREIVGSRTSLPAHVASGLSDFFVNFASLEDVEKDLVPAIEKGLLRAPEVVLGGVLKPLVTSLPDDFDLSKILDGKLLKPLLSNVKSSNPSIRSGAIAAFRAIVVKCHDLKTLDHVVDELANPLATGKLPAAEQKILHSEMLEATPLSSQSTTKVLVSLSTISTKEGNEAALAAETSALAHAAILALKEGTDLPKSATEAFVKGLADKKPGSRRIWLLRVANILYTLRDTSATAGLTTFVDGVISKLIVNFQEVTANAAGSALSGLVVGAYILTALDPVLSRQFPDSSISSALAKASISTQALSLASKQSFLLNYRVYGKLNTEEDLQWLSRALTSVAKNLDNESDKALTLAWAEAFIYLITASSIPPKVQREALRSLSKLYAERAEVVSEFVIDGLWDNFGLDEAKEKDLKINKSNLIHVLRSICMDPSELSALGGNVSQEQLESQACSILVLARPELIARSSWIDICLRMGLDPGTLAKKYTDELLGEIGRRSTNEQKVDVIQQAAYNAAAELAFVAPEVITPRLMELISRDLDPRQLQDIGPVEAAIYRTPEGTCFVDVLAKKAQNAAPNKNTKDYDILKWEEELRSQLEQKKGQQRKLTPEETAKVNAQLKKESGIRSSIKGVEAKLLRGIGIIKSLATGPPTDATLWLSFSIGLILDIIDAGAGLIIGDTAPLAYVICSEKVSSRLGALRQFIGVATLRLRGITLSENYDEEKLEDLVTRVLYRLRFAGEQRPFDSVSLMYILPLVLDLLRKGGVGEDVDDRDAQLVLAVEFLSFHTDVFSDDAIPRTELLTVLIQSMLQYAQHYKLIKDCFADMCRCIAPNMSQAEMQVLAKGANVAQSSVRTSVLQSISSEVDMSDLDYSDEIWLACHDDEQENQELGAEIWEESGFTVDDAVAMRMIPYLDTKDSQLRRAAARSLAEAAQRHKETLSEVIPKLQSLYIEFAKPKVQLLDEFGMPKKMDLSDPWESRQGIASAFKEVTPVLNRQQTDELFDFLIESGPLGDKSDNVRREMLDAAIAATEVHGKSMIDELMKKFEHTLEQPDKNSTAADRVNEAVIIMYGALARHLSPGDSKIPIVIERLFATLKTPSETVQFAIAECLPPLVRACSDKSSKYFDQVLGELLNSKKYANQRGAAYGLAGLVLGRGIGSLREYRIMSTLKSAMENKKEAHQREASLLAFELFSTVLGRLFEPYVIEIVPQLLSGFGDSNADVRDACLAAAKACFGQLSSYGVKKIMPTLLDGLDDQQWRSKRGACELLGAMAYLDPNQLANSLPEIIPPLTGVLNDSHKEVRAAANRSLKRFGEVINNPEVKSLVDVLLKALSDPTKYTDDALDSLIKVQFVHYLDAPSLALITRILQRGLDDRSNTKRKAAQVIGSLAHLTEKKDIITHLPVLVAGLKIAAVDPVPTTRATASRALGSLVEKLGEDAMPDLIPGLMETLKSDTGAGDRLGSAQALSEVLAGLGTTRLEETLPTILQNVDSSKPAVREGFMSLFIFLPVCFGNSFSNYLGRIVPPILAGLADDIESIRETALRAGRLLVKNFAVRAVDLLLPELERGLADDSYRIRLSSVELVGDLLFNLTGIKASPEPGDEDDEEAVKEAGASLKEVLGEEKRNKILSALYVCRCDTAGAVRSAAVAVWKVLVHSPKILKELVPTLTQLLIRRLGSSNMEHKVIASNALGELIRKAGDGVLSSLLPTLEEGLQTSTDSDAKQGICLALRELISSASPEAMEDHEKTLISVVRTALTDSDEEVREAAAEAFDSLQQILGKRAVDQVLPFLLNLLRSENDAENALSALLTLLTETTRSNIILPNLIPTLTTPPISAFDAKALASLSKVAGAAMNRRLPGIINSLLDNEISCKEEGLRTDLENSFDTVIQSIDEYDGLNTVMNVLLGLIKHEDHRRRAATARHIGSFFSAAAVDYSRYNQDIIRSLLNAFDDSDPDVVKASWAALSEFTKKLKKEEMESLVVSTRQTLLRVGVAGANLRGFELPKGINAILPIFLQGLMNGTADQRVQAALGISDIVDRTSEASLKPFVTQITGPLIRVVSERATDVKASILLTLNNLLEKMPTALKPFLPQLQRTFAKSLADTSSDVLRSRAAKALGTLIKYTPRIDPLIAELVTGSKTTDPGVKTAMLKALYEVISRAGANMGEASRTAVLSLIDMDTDERDETMTVTNAKLLGALIKNVPEEAATSLLKNRVVTSHFSSSSVLALNSVLVESPDILLQGALADELPDLLCQGMANKSTFVADNLILATGKILLSSPPKSFDSIKKIFETLAEVIQPGKPTDSRRLALVVVRTLSRTNMDLVRPHVSLLAAPIFASVRDPVIPVKLAAEAAFVELFNVVDEDSRVFDKFMAGQGADLPANTKRSMADYFKRVAMRLGAQARERREAEGGQGGLGLSNDEQEDEKEIWSVGKLEVAGESFA; this comes from the exons ATGTCTGAATCGTTGGTCAACGACAAAGGCTCTTCCGCAGCCGCTGCTGGGCTCGACTTAGTCGTAATTGACCAAGCCTTGATGTCTGCCTCGACTTCGATTCGAATTGCCAAGCTTCACCAAGTCGACGAAACCATTCGACACAAAA CATCCGATGCTTCAGCTATTCCCGGCCTTTTGAGCCTGCTCTTCGCCACCCACCCATTCTACCGAGACCGAGAATCTAGACTCGCGGTTCAAAAATGCTTGACCACTATAATAGCAGCTGAAGCCAGCCCAACGGCCCTTTCTTCCCTCGTTAAAACTATGCGTCAAGAGATACAGAAACCGGGAATTGCCATATCTAATGCCTTTGTTATTGTTGAGTGGTGTAGTCTGTTTATGCAGCACGTTTCAGCCGACACATGGGTACATCTGGGTGATGAGATCCTTCTCACCTGCGCGGATGCAGTAGAGAAATGTCTACAATCAGGCTGCAAAAGTGGTATGACTCGATCAGCAACGGTTGTGACCAGGCGTGGTTTCCGCAGGCTGTTTTCTTCGGCTGATACTCGAGAAAAGTTCGTGACCACCGCCGTTACGACTCTCACGACCAAAGCTGCTCAGCCAATGGCCAAAAACGCCGTTATTTTGGGCATTATTGCCGGGGTCTCGGCTCTTCAGGCGCCATTAAAGCCAATTCTGGAAAGATTGAAACCGAATTACTACGAGTTTTATTCGCGGGAGATTGTTGGATCACGAACGTCCCTGCCAGCACATGTGGCATCGGGACTCAGCGATTTCTTTGTTAACTTCGCCAGCCTCGAAGACGTCGAAAAAGATCTGGTGCCTGCTATCGAGAAAGGCTTGCTGCGTGCTCCGGAAGTCGTTTTGGGAGGAGTTCTGAAGCCGCTGGTCACGTCACTGCCTGACGATTTCGATCTGTCGAAAATCCTGGATGGCAAGCTCTTGAAGCCCCTTTTGTCCAATGTCAAGTCCAGCAATCCATCTATTCGAAGTGGAGCCATAGCAGCCTTTCGTGCAATTGTGGTAAAATGCCATGACCTTAAGACATTAGATCATGTTGTCGACGAACTTGCTAATCCTTTGGCGACTGGCAAGCTTCCTGCCGCGGAGCAGAAGATCCTGCATTCGGAAATGCTGGAAGCCACTCCCCTGTCATCACAGAGTACCACGAAGGTTCTGGTATCACTTTCGACCATCTCCACAAAAGAAGGGAACGAAGCTGCGCTTGCCGCAGAGACTTCAGCATTAGCCCATGCCGCAATTCTAGCCCTTAAAGAAGGAACTGATCTCCCCAAATCGGCCACCGAAGCTTTTGTGAAAGGGCTTGCAGATAAAAAGCCTGGTTCCAGGAGAATATGGTTGCTCCGTGTAGCAAACATCTTGTATACTCTCAGGGACACCAGCGCGACTGCCGGACTCACTACATTTGTCGATGGGGTCATTTCCAAACTCATTGTAAACTTCCAAGAAGTTACAGCTAACGCCGCCGGATCAGCACTATCTGGATTGGTTGTCGGAGCTTACATTCTGACTGCATTAGACCCAGTATTGTCTCGTCAGTTCCCCGACTCTTCAATAAGTTCagccctggccaaggcgtCCATCTCAACTCAGGCATTATCTTTGGCCTCAAAACAATCCTTCTTATTAAATTACAGAGTCTACGGAAAACTTAATACTGAAGAAGATCTTCAGTGGTTAAGTAGAGCCCTGACGTCGGTGGCAAAGAACCTCGACAACGAGTCTGACAAGGCCCTTACCCTAGCTTGGGCAGAGGCGTTTATCTACCTGATTACGGCGTCCTCCATTCCCCCAAAAGTACAACGAGAAGCTCTTAGATCCCTCTCAAAATTGTATGCCGAGCGAGCTGAGGTGGTCTCTGAGTTTGTTATTGACGGTTTGTGGGACAattttggccttgacgaaGCTAAAGAGAAGGATTTGAAAATCAACAAATCAAACTTGATTCATGTTTTGCGGTCAATATGTATGGACCCCAGTGAGCTCTCTGCACTTGGAGGCAATGTATCGCAGGAGCAATTGGAGTCCCAGGCATGTTCTATTCTGGTTCTAGCGAGACCGGAACTTATTGCTCGATCCAGCTGGATTGACATTTGCCTTCGTATGGGCCTTGATCCTGGCACTCTCGCCAAGAAATACACTGATGAGCTCCTCGGGGAAATCGGTCGACGATCCACTAATGAACAAAAG GTTGATGTGATTCAGCAAGCTGCTTACAACGCAGCCGCTGAATTGGCATTCGTCGCCCCTGAAGTCATAACTCCACGACTAATGGAACTCATTAGCCGCGATCTGGATCCCAGACAACTCCAGGACATTGGTCCTGTCGAGGCTGCCATTTATAGAACTCCGGAAGGGACCTGCTTTGTAGATGTTCTAGCTAAGAAAGCGCAAAACGCTGCCCCTAACAAAAACACCAAGGACTATGACATACTGAAATGGGAAGAAGAACTGAGAAGTCAGCTTGAGCAAAAGAAAGGCCAGCAACGGAAGTTGACTCCAGAAGAGACTGCAAAAGTGAATGCTCAATTGAAAAAGGAGTCGGGCATCAGAAGCTCAATTAAAGGGGTCGAAGCAAAGCTGTTGCGCGGCATTGGAATCATCAAGTCACTCGCAACCGGTCCACCTACGGATGCCACACTTTGGCTTTCTTTCTCTATCGGTCTAATTCTTGACATCATTGATGCAGGAGCCGGCCTGATTATTGGCGACACTGCCCCATTGGCCTATGTTATTTGTTCCGAGAAAGTCTCATCAAGACTAGGGGCTCTTCGACAATTTATCGGTGTTGCCACACTACGACTTCGAGGTATTACCTTGTCCGAAAACTACGATGAGGAAAAATTGGAAGACCTCGTTACCCGAGTTCTTTACCGTCTCCGATTCGCAGGCGAACAGCGCCCGTTTGATTCTGTTTCACTGATGTATATTTTGCCTCTTGTGTTGGATCTTCTGCGAAAGGGCGGTGTTGGAGAAGATGTCGACGATCGAGATGCTCAGCTCGTTTTGGCTGTCGAGTTCCTCTCCTTCCACACTGATGTTTTCTCCGATGATGCAATCCCGCGCACCGAACTTCTAACTGTTCTCATTCAATCTATGCTTCAGTATGCTCAGCACTACAAGCTAATCAAGGACTGTTTCGCCGACATGTGCCGCTGTATCGCACCGAACATGAGTCAAGCAGAGATGCAGGTCCTTGCTAAAGGTGCCAATGTGGCCCAATCGAGTGTCAGGACCAGCGTGTTGCAGTCAATTAGCTCCGAGGTAGATATGAGTGACCTCGACTATTCCGACGAGATATGGTTAGcgtgccatgatgatgaacaAGAAAACCAAGAGCTTGGAGCGGAGATTTGGGAAGAAAGCGGATTCACAGTTGACGACGCTGTTGCCATGCGTATGATTCCATACTTGGACACCAAAGACTCCCAGCTGCGCCGAGCTGCAGCTAGGTCGCTGGCCGAAGCCGCCCAGAGACATAAGGAGACTTTGAGCGAAGTTATTCCCAAGCTGCAGTCATTATATATCGAATTTGCGAAGCCAAAGGTCCAGCTCCTGGATGAGTTTGGAAtgccgaagaagatggaTTTGTCCGATCCTTGGGAGTCTAGGCAGGGCATTGCGTCCGCATTTAAAGAAGTTACGCCGGTTCTAAACAGACAACAAACCGATGAACTCTTCGATTTTCTTATCGAATCAGGGCCACTCGGAGACAAGAGCGATAATGTCAGAAGAGAGATGCTAgatgctgccattgccgcaACTGAAGTTCACGGCAAGAGCATGATTGACGAGTTGATGAAAAAGTTTGAACACACTTTGGAGCAGCCAGACAAGAACAGCACGGCAGCTGACCGTGTCAATGAAGCGGTTATCATCATGTACGGTGCTTTGGCAAGACATTTATCTCCTGGTGACTCGAAGATTCCGATTGTCATTGAACGTCTCTTTGCCACCCTTAAAACCCCATCGGAGACTGTGCAATTCGCCATTGCTGAGTGTCTGCCTCCATTGGTCAGGGCCTGCTCAGATAAATCTTCGAAGTACTTTGATCAGGTCCTGGGCGAGCTGCTGAATTCCAAGAAGTATGCGAACCAACGTGGTGCTGCATATGGTCTCGCTGGTCTCGTTCTCGGTAGAGGTATTGGGTCGCTAAGGGAGTATCGCATCATGTCTACTCTCAAGAGCGCTATggagaacaagaaggaggcACACCAGCGTGAGGCTTCTCTTCTGGCATTCGAGCTCTTCTCAACAGTACTTGGCCGTCTCTTTGAACCATACGTCATTGAAATCGTTCCACAACTCCTCAGCGGCTTCGGTGACAGTAATGCTGATGTCCGTGATGCCTGTCTCGCTGCGGCCAAAGCTTGCTTCGGTCAGCTGAGCTCCTATGGTGTCAAGAAAATTATGCCGACTCTTCTAGATGGATTGGATGACCAACAATGGCGTAGCAAGCGTGGAGCCTgcgagctgctcggcgcCATGGCCTACCTCGACCCCAACCAGCTGGCAAATAGCTTGCCAGAAATTATTCCACCCCTAACAGGTGTCTTGAATGACAGTCACAAGGAAGTCCGGGCTGCTGCCAACCGAAGTTTGAAGCGATTTGGAGAGGTCATTAATAATCCTGAAGtcaagagtctggttgatgTTCTCCTCAAGGCTCTAAGTGATCCCACCAAGTACACAGATGATGCCCTGGACTCTCTCATCAAAGTTCAATTTGTGCATTATCTTGATGCACCTTCCCTGGCTCTCATTACGCGCATCCTTCAGCGTGGTTTGGATGATCGCTCTAATACTAAGCGAAAGGCTGCTCAGGTCATCGGCAGTCTGGCGCACTTgacggaaaagaaggacaTCATTACACATCTTCCCGTCCTCGTTGCTGGTCTTAAGATTGCCGCTGTGGATCCTGTTCCTACAACCCGCGCCACCGCATCCCGAGCTTTGGGATCCCTCGTCGAGAAACTTGGCGAGGATGCTATGCCCGATCTTATCCCAGGCTTAATGGAAACCCTTAAATCTGACACTGGTGCCGGAGACCGTCTTGGATCCGCTCAAGCTCTAAGTGAAGTTCTGGCCGGCTTGGGTACAACTAGGCTCGAAGAGACTCTTCCGACCATTCTGCAAAATGTCGATTCGTCCAAGCCCGCCGTTCGAGAAGGTTTTATGTCACTCTTCATTTTCCTTCCTGTATGCTTTGGCAATAGCTTTTCAAATTACCTTGGTCGTATTGTTCCGCCTATCTTGGCTGGACTCGCTGATGACATTGAATCGATTCGCGAAACTGCTCTTCGAGCCGGAAGACTTTTGGTCAAGAACTTTGCTGTCCGCGCTGTGGATCTTTTGTTGCCCGAACTTGAGCGTGGCTTGGCAGATGATAGTTACAGAATTCGCCTCAGCTCGGTTGAGCTGGTTGGTGACCTCTTGTTCAACCTTACCGGAATCAAGGCAAGTCCTGAAccaggagatgaagacgacgaggaagccgtCAAGGAGGCAGGCGCTTCCCTCAAAGAGGTTCTTGGGGAGGAGAAACGAAACAAGATCTTGTCGGCACTTTATGTTTGCCGCTGCGATACTGCAGGCGCGGTGCGGTCAGCTGCTGTCGCCGTTTGGAAAGTTCTTGTACACAGTCCGAAAATTCTCAAGGAATTGGTGCCCACCCTCACACAACTGCTTATCAGAAGACTCGGCAGCTCTAACATGGAGCACAAAGTCATCGCAAGCAACGCACTGGGAGAGCTCATTCGCAAGGCTGGAGATGGAGTTCTCTCGAGTCTTCTTCCTACATTGGAAGAAGGTTTGCAAACGTCAACAGACTCAGACGCCAAGCAAGGTATTTGCTTGGCCCTGCGAGAGCTCATCTCTTCTGCCTCTCCTGAAGCCATGGAGGATCACGAAAAAACACTCATTTCTGTGGTCCGCACGGCACTTACCGACTCTGACGAAGAGGTCAGAGAAGCCGCCGCAGAAGCATTCGACTCACTTCAGCAAATTCTGGGCAAGAGAGCCGTTGACCAAGTCCTGCCTTTCCTCCTTAACCTCCTTCGATCCGAGAATGATGCTGAAAATGCCCTGTCTGCTCTTTTGACGCTCCTGACAGAGACTACGCGCTCCAACATTATTCTGCCGAACCTTATTCCCACACTTACCACTCCTCCAATTTCAGCGTTCGATGCCAAGGCGCTGGCATCTCTGTCAAAGGTTGCTGGTGCCGCCATGAACCGTCGGCTGCCTGGTATTATCAATTCTCTTTTGGACAATGAGATCAGTTGCAAGGAAGAAGGCCTGCGTACCGACTTAGAAAACTCATTTGATACCGTTATCCAATCCATCGACGAGTACGACGGCTTGAATACTGTCATGAACGTTCTTTTAGGTCTAATCAAGCACGAGGACCACCGGCGAAGAGCAGCTACTGCACGCCACATTGGCAGCTTTttctccgccgccgctgtcGACTATTCACGATACAACCAGGACATTATTCGGTCGTTGCTTAACGCATTTGACGACAGCGATCCGGATGTAGTCAAAGCCTCCTGGGCAGCTCTAAGCGAATTTACAAAGAAGCTTaaaaaggaagaaatggAATCTCTTGTGGTGTCTACCAGACAAACTCTACTTCgagttggtgttgctggCGCCAATCTTCGTGGCTTTGAGCTTCCTAAGGGCATCAATGCAATTCTGCCTATTTTCCTTCAGGGGTTGATGAATGGCACTGCTGATCAGAGAGTCCAAGCTGCCCTTGGTATCTCAGATATTGTCGACAGAACAAGCGAGGCTTCGCTGAAACCTTTCGTAACACAAATCACTGGTCCTCTCATCCGTGTTGTTTCTGAGCGGGCCACCGATGTCAAAGCTTCAATTCTGCTGACGCTGAACAACCTTCTGGAAAAGATGCCCACAGCACTAAAGCCATTCTTGCCGCAGTTGCAACGAACATTTGCCAAATCACTAGCTGACACGTCTAGCGACGTTCTCAGGAGTAGGGCAGCAAAGGCTCTTGGCACTTTGATCAAGTATACTCCCCGTATCGATCCATTGATCGCGGAACTGGTTACTGGATCTAAAACAACTGATCCAGGTGTCAAGACTGCCATGCTCAAAGCGCTGTATGAAGTCATCAGCCGTGCCGGTGCGAACATGGGTGAAGCTTCCAGGACAGCAGTCTTGTCTCTGATCGACATGGATACTGATGAACGGGACGAGACCATGACTGTTACTAATGCCAAACTGTTGGGTGCTCTTATCAAGAACGTACCTGAGGAAGCTGCAACATCCCTGCTCAAAAATAGAGTGGTTACGTCTCATTTCAGCAGCTCATCGGTACTGGCTCTGAATTCTGTACTCGTCGAGTCACCGGATATCCTGTTGCAGGGTGCACTAGCAGATGAATTGCCCGACTTGCTATGCCAGGGCATGGCTAACAAGAGC ACATTCGTAGCCGATAACTTGATTCTGGCCACCGGCAAGATCCTCCTTTCATCCCCTCCCAAGAGCTTTGATAGCATCAAGAAAATCTTTGAGACTCTAGCCGAAGTCATCCAGCCCGGGAAACCCACTGACTCCAGACGACTAGCCCTTGTGGTCGTGCGTACCCTCAGCAGAACGAACATGGATCTTGTTAGACCTCACGTTTCCCTACTGGCAGCGCCTATTTTTGCCAGTGTGAGAGATCCCGTGATCCCTGTGAAACTGGCCGCTGAGGCGGCTTTCGTGGagctgttcaatgttgtcgatGAAGATAGCAGGGTGTTTGACAAGTTCATGGCAGGTCAAGGGGCTGATTTGCCAGCTAATACAAAGAGAAGCATGGCCGACTACTTCAAGCGGGTGGCTATGAGATTGGGAGCTCAGGCTAGAGAGAGGCGGGAAGCAGAGGGCGGCCAGGGTGGATTGGGTCTGTCTAATGACgagcaagaagacgaaaaagaGATTTGGAGTGTTGGCAAGCTGGAAGTTGCTGGTGAATCATTTGCATGA